In Cicer arietinum cultivar CDC Frontier isolate Library 1 chromosome 7, Cicar.CDCFrontier_v2.0, whole genome shotgun sequence, a single window of DNA contains:
- the LOC101506141 gene encoding uncharacterized protein produces MESREDKSISDLKEEIFKKFRDFMTRITKIDELGTIGSKLLAGFQQALEFIRKPPIDTKSKLINNIIKANETKRLNSYVNSECKKPKDVVQNVTNLNSCKQGLLHHIREAKVALDELGDILANVTSVTQSIYGKLSALSDPDIDVKFNELAICEDLEENTASCPSGSTDVTTTKIKENIDYTHLALLMAAVYSMVQQDYLMQERIVSALDLKLSSEELESYYLMWSLHPFINDEIIHQAWRHIH; encoded by the exons ATGGAAAGCAGGGAAGACAAGTCAATTTCTGACTTGAAGgaagaaattttcaaaaaattcagagATTTCATGACAAG GATTACAAAGATTGATGAGTTGGGAACTATTGGAAGCAAGCTGCTGGCTGGCTTTCAACAAGCATTGG AGTTTATTCGGAAGCCTCCTATAGAtacaaaatctaaattaatcaACAACATCATTAAAGCTAATGAAACTAAAAGACTGAATTCCTATGTCAATTCCGAATGTAAGAAGCCCAAAGATGTTGTCCAGAATGTCACCAATT TGAACTCATGTAAACAAGGACTTCTTCACCATATAAGAGAAG CAAAAGTAGCACTTGATGAACTTGGAGATATACTGGCTAATGTAACAAGTGTTACGCAAAGTATATATGGAAAATTATCAGCCCTTTCAGATCCTGATATTGATGTTAAATTCAATGAGCTAGCGATTTGTGAAGATTTG GAGGAAAATACTGCTTCCTGTCCTTCTGGAAGCACTGATGTCACAACcacaaaaattaaagaaaatattgattACACACATTTAGCTCTCCTAATGGCTGCCGTATACAGTATGGTCCAGCAAGACTATTTGATGCAG GAAAGGATCGTTTCCGCTTTAGATCTGAAGTTGTCGTCGGAGGAACTGGAAAGTTACTACCTAATGTGGTCTTTGCATCCCTTCATAAATGATGAAATCATTCATCAAGCGTGGAGACATATTCACTGA
- the LOC101506474 gene encoding mitochondrial carnitine/acylcarnitine carrier-like protein encodes MGDVAKDLTAGTIGGAAQLICGHPFDTIKVKLQSQPTPLPGQPPKYSGAFDAVKQTIAAEGPRGLYKGMGAPLATVAAFNAVLFTVRGQMESVVRSHPDAPLTVNQQFVCGAGAGVAVSFLACPTELIKCRLQAQSALAGTGTEAVAVKYGGPMDVARQVLRSEGGMRGLFKGLVPTMGREIPGNAIMFGVYEALKQRFAGGTDTSGLSRGSLIVAGGLAGASFWFIVYPTDVIKSVLQVDDYKNPKFSGSFDAFRKIKASEGFKGLYKGFGPAMGRSVPANAACFLAYEMTRSALG; translated from the exons ATGGGCGATGTGGCTAAGGACCTTACGGCCGGTACGATCGGAGGAGCTGCACAATTGATATGTGGACATCCCTTTGACACCATCAAGGTCAAGCTCCAAAGCCAGCCTACACCACTCCCCGGTCAGCCTCCCAAGTATTCCGGTGCATTCGATGCTGTCAAGCAGACAATAGCAGCCGAAGGTCCAAGAGGTTTATATAAAGGTATGGGAGCGCCTCTTGCTACGGTAGCAGCCTTCAATGCTGTCCTGTTTACAGTTAGGGGACAAATGGAATCAGTTGTGAGGTCTCATCCTGATGCCCCCCTCACAGTGAATCAGCAGTTTGTTTGTGGAGCTGGAGCTGGTGTTGCTGTTTCCTTTCTTGCTTGCCCAACTGAATTGATCAAATGCAG GTTGCAAGCGCAAAGCGCACTTGCTGGCACTGGAACAGAAGCTGTGGCTGTTAAGTATGGAGGACCAATGGATGTGGCCAGGCAAGTTCTCCGGTCAGAGGGAGGCATGAGAGGTCTTTTCAAAGGATTGGTTCCTACAATGGGACGTGAGATACCTGGAAACGCGATAATGTTCGGCGTATATGAAGCATTAAAGCAACGGTTTGCAGGAGGCACTGATACCTCTGGCCTAAGTAGAGGCTCTCTGATTGTTGCTGGAGGATTGGCAGGAGCTTCCTTCTGGTTCATTGTTTACCCAACTGATGTTATTAAAAGTGTTCTTCAAGTAGATGATTATAAGAACCCTAAGTTTTCTGGTTCATTTGATGCTTTCAGAAAGATTAAAGCTTCTGAGGGGTTCAAAGGATTGTATAAGGGTTTTGGTCCTGCAATGGGAAGAAGTGTTCCTGCAAATGCAGCATGCTTCTTGGCATATGAGATGACAAGATCAGCTCTAGGATGA